A genomic stretch from Erigeron canadensis isolate Cc75 chromosome 9, C_canadensis_v1, whole genome shotgun sequence includes:
- the LOC122583554 gene encoding uncharacterized protein LOC122583554 → MEHKRFKTRMINRIPMKAWLGLQISTVLLVGGNHTSSRFCVKWQVVRGGMARRLILACLCFVIAMVIVSFTRISYEITTNEQILVNLDECSLDYSHMKIRENIQNVGYGKNLSASVVEELMNKNMLSLDARALCVGENSGLDLLTLKELGFNEAFSVYKSPISSLILQKQVEDDQVEFETNSFDFVLSRTFDRVPIPARLVLEIERVLRPGGIGAMLVGFSSTYHMGSLIRSVTPVSLLLRSSDIFHVCGVGSFALIIFKKKLNNVMDFKDFKLPSVCPSISRNKPFMQHMEPLDHDQKFVAYLPEFMNVSSRNKLIYINMGTGEIGPNYPIHPQMFNVYVVDHNVSALSAYVKKPGVTFVYHPGLVQNDKLSPSFNQVVDYYEAPLHDERFEFINWFKETAKDGDFVVLKMNAEVTQLKVLFELFESGAICHVDEMFIDCSEGVDCRNNRCNDCLSLFKGLRDAGVFVHRWSGV, encoded by the exons TTTT GTGTAAAATGGCAAGTAGTACGTGGGGGAATGGCTAGACGATTGATTCTAGCGTGTTTATGTTTCGTGATAGCTATGGTTATTGTTTCATTTACTCGTATATCATATGAAATCACGACAAATGAGCAAATCTTGGTGAATCTAGACGAATGTTCGTTAGATTACTCACATAtgaaaataagggaaaataTACAAAATGTGGGATATGGTAAGAATTTAAGTGCTAGTGTAGTTGAAGAGCTCATGAATAAAAACATGTTAAGTCTTGATGCAAGAGCATTATGTGTAGGGGAAAATTCGGGTTTGGATTTGTTAACATTGAAAGAATTAGGATTCAATGAAGCGTTTAGTGTTTATAAAAGCCCGATTTCATCCCTAATTTTacaaaaacaagttgaagatgaTCAAGTGGAGTTTGAAACCAActcatttgattttgtattgtcAAGAACTTTTGATCGGGTTCCTATCCCAGCTCGTCTCGTTCTAGAGATCGAACGTGTTTTAAGACCTGGAGGCATCGGTGCTATGCTTGTCGGGTTCTCTAGTACTTACCATATGGGCAGCTTGATAAGATCTGTCACACCGGTATCTTTACTACTAAGAAGTTCAGACATTTTTCATGTTTGTGGGGTTGGGTCATTTGCATTgatcattttcaagaaaaagttgaaCAATGTAAtggattttaaggattttaaacTTCCTAGTGTGTGCCCATCTATTTCAAGAAACAAACCTTTTATGCAACATATGGAGCCTCTTGATCATGATCAAAAGTTTGTAGCTTATTTGCCCGAATTCATGAATGTTTCATCAAGAAACAAGCTAATTTACATCAACATGGGGACAGGTGAAATAGGACCAAATTACCCAATCCATCCACAAATGTTTAATGTCTATGTGGTTGATCACAATGTATCTGCTCTCTCTGCTTATGTCAAAAAGCCCGGCGTCACATTTGTTTATCACCCGGGACTTGTTCAAAACGATAAGCTTTCTCCTAGTTTTAACCAAGTTGTTGATTACTATGAGGCTCCATTGCACGATGAACGGTTTGAATTCATTAACTGGTTTAAGGAAACCGCGAAAGATGGTGACTTTGTGGTGCTTAAGATGAATGCAGAAGTGACACAGTTGAAAGTCCTTTTTGAGTTATTTGAAAGTGGAGCAATTTGTCATGTTGATGAGATGTTTATAGATTGCTCTGAGGGTGTTGATTGTAGAAATAATCGGTGCAACGACTGTTTGAGCCTGTTTAAAGGGCTTAGAGATGCTGGCGTTTTTGTTCATCGATGGTCTGGGGTCtaa